From Nguyenibacter vanlangensis, one genomic window encodes:
- a CDS encoding MFS transporter, translated as MAATAAPATVRDAGQARTILATVLGGALEWYDLLLYGLFSVTFSRLFFSSGAGGARPLLLSLGSFGVAFVVRPLGAAWLGSWTDRHGRRSGLILSSALMTIGTGAVALIPDSRSIGPAAGLLLVVSRLLQGFAAGGEFGSASAMLAERDPARRGFYASLQWSASGFSVTLAAFLAWCVHHFFSDRQIDAGAWRLPFLFGLVMGPFATWLRLRSAESAVFSRRENHTPLREIMRGDKRRMILAIGTVGLGATGSALNVYMPTYARTVLHLSETGSLFGTVVSGILSIVLPPVFAGLGDRTARRGLMITAATIGGLAAWPLFAWLAAAPSATRLMLVQSVFIVCIYGGYYASVPALMADLFPARNRASAIALSYAASQLLFGGFTPLLLSLLTRRSGNLPAPGLYLLAMSVLSISCLCLAGPSIRDGAARRST; from the coding sequence GTGGCGGCGACGGCGGCTCCGGCGACGGTCCGCGACGCGGGGCAGGCGCGCACCATTCTGGCGACCGTCCTGGGCGGGGCGCTGGAATGGTACGACCTGCTGCTCTACGGGCTGTTTTCCGTCACCTTCTCGCGCCTGTTCTTTTCGAGCGGCGCCGGCGGGGCGCGGCCTCTGCTGCTCAGCCTGGGCAGTTTCGGCGTGGCGTTCGTGGTGCGCCCGCTGGGGGCGGCCTGGCTGGGGTCCTGGACCGACCGGCATGGCCGGCGCAGCGGGCTGATCCTGTCATCGGCATTGATGACGATCGGCACCGGGGCGGTCGCGCTGATTCCCGACAGCCGGTCGATCGGTCCGGCGGCGGGATTGCTGCTGGTGGTGTCGCGGTTGCTGCAGGGGTTCGCGGCGGGCGGTGAATTCGGCAGCGCCTCGGCGATGCTGGCGGAACGCGATCCGGCGCGGCGCGGATTCTACGCCAGCCTGCAATGGTCGGCATCCGGCTTTTCCGTAACGCTGGCGGCATTCCTGGCGTGGTGCGTGCATCATTTCTTCTCGGACCGCCAGATCGATGCGGGGGCGTGGCGCCTGCCGTTCCTGTTCGGGCTGGTCATGGGGCCGTTCGCCACCTGGCTGCGCCTGCGCAGCGCGGAATCGGCGGTTTTTTCCCGCCGCGAAAACCACACCCCCCTGCGCGAGATCATGCGGGGCGACAAACGGCGTATGATCCTGGCGATCGGCACGGTCGGGCTGGGGGCGACCGGCAGCGCGCTGAACGTCTACATGCCGACCTATGCCCGCACCGTCCTGCATCTGTCGGAAACCGGGTCGCTGTTCGGAACGGTGGTGTCCGGCATTCTGTCGATCGTCCTGCCGCCGGTCTTTGCCGGCCTGGGCGACCGAACGGCGCGGCGCGGGCTGATGATCACGGCGGCGACTATCGGCGGCCTGGCGGCCTGGCCGCTCTTCGCGTGGCTGGCCGCCGCGCCGTCGGCGACGCGGCTGATGCTGGTACAATCGGTCTTCATCGTCTGCATCTATGGCGGCTACTACGCGTCGGTGCCGGCGCTGATGGCGGACCTGTTCCCCGCCCGCAACCGGGCCAGCGCCATCGCGCTCAGCTATGCCGCAAGCCAGCTCCTGTTCGGCGGCTTCACGCCGCTGCTGCTCTCGCTCCTGACGCGCCGGTCGGGCAACCTGCCGGCACCCGGCCTGTACCTGCTCGCCATGTCGGTTCTCAGCATCTCCTGCCTCTGCCTGGCGGGCCCGTCGATCCGCGACGGCGCGGCGCGAAGGTCGACGTGA
- a CDS encoding TonB-dependent receptor plug domain-containing protein: MSGLRFRSLSVTAAASAGVTLIAATVASVTVAHAAVAGARPHPLSGTAPVTARDASARAPTHRPTPKRSPRAVAPPRPEEITVSAQASATGMTGAVPGGGLMPRQTAPYARNTITRDYIAAQSPTTNVLNLVRNTPGVVVATADPTGATDRMSVSMRGMNQNEIGYEFEGMNPSDVLYYSPASSTWADTENIGSITVSPGSPDLMAPTFSAVGGLISATMRSPSPKAGGLADFTFGGNDLEREFIRGETGEIGHSGFRSYASFSNTTATNWRGPGGLNRWHVDFKGERTWGDGNSISPFMSYNDVTENLYTYPTLAQWRQYGDSYNYAPNFTGSNTDYYKFHQYEWRHAHAGVQAHLNLGHGLALAVTPYLYDVDGTLNGATALSRTGSYLGSEPAGILQFPPGAGGRVSNQAAAVSVDHFTESTFGLNTALTWTHHHNALSLGYWYSYVNYTEDPSYSLPGANGQAANLWGRYPVLTQDGRRLLQWNAHVIQQLNALTLQDTYRALDDRLTVSAGLKAVMMTRMATNLIPGATYATGFSDFQPLPRVAISYQATPHDQVYVNGTTAFREAAAVTPSIDMFSVATGRMTSAHSSDIKPEYSIAEEIGFRHYGAFNLTVSLFNYNFTNRQVTSNQLVNGTTITSSLNGGGQTTRGASAEFSLPAWHHVAPYLSGQYLHATIDNDIAAGGDYLPTRGKSAVLTPTFMGSIGLSYDDGSLFGNFSFNYVDSQYTTFMDDQSMPAYKTANVSLGYRLHSVGALKRPQIQLNLINVGDARYLSGAWGLTSNAVATRGIYGHMVAASQPTYITGGKFSGVVSLTTGF, translated from the coding sequence ATGTCCGGTCTCAGATTCCGTTCCCTCAGCGTCACGGCGGCCGCGTCCGCGGGCGTCACGCTGATCGCCGCGACGGTTGCCAGCGTGACGGTAGCCCATGCGGCGGTCGCCGGCGCGCGGCCGCACCCGCTATCCGGCACGGCGCCCGTTACGGCGCGGGACGCATCGGCGCGGGCCCCGACGCACCGCCCTACGCCGAAACGGTCCCCGCGCGCCGTGGCGCCGCCAAGGCCCGAGGAAATCACCGTCAGCGCGCAGGCGTCGGCGACCGGCATGACCGGCGCGGTGCCGGGGGGCGGGCTGATGCCGCGGCAGACCGCGCCCTATGCCCGCAACACGATAACGCGCGACTACATCGCGGCGCAGTCCCCGACCACCAACGTGCTCAACCTGGTGCGCAACACACCCGGCGTCGTGGTCGCCACGGCGGATCCGACCGGGGCGACCGACCGGATGAGCGTGTCGATGCGGGGCATGAACCAGAATGAGATCGGCTACGAGTTCGAAGGGATGAACCCGTCGGACGTGCTGTATTACAGTCCGGCATCCTCGACCTGGGCGGATACGGAAAATATCGGATCGATCACGGTGTCGCCCGGCTCGCCGGACCTGATGGCGCCCACCTTCAGCGCGGTGGGCGGACTGATCAGCGCGACGATGCGCAGCCCGTCCCCCAAGGCGGGCGGCCTGGCCGACTTCACCTTCGGCGGCAACGACCTGGAGCGCGAATTCATCCGGGGCGAGACGGGCGAGATCGGGCATTCCGGCTTCCGGTCCTACGCGTCGTTTTCCAACACCACCGCCACCAACTGGCGCGGCCCGGGCGGCCTGAATCGCTGGCACGTGGATTTCAAGGGCGAAAGGACATGGGGCGACGGCAACAGCATCTCGCCCTTCATGTCCTACAACGACGTCACCGAAAACCTGTATACCTACCCGACGCTGGCACAGTGGCGGCAATACGGCGATTCCTACAACTACGCGCCGAATTTTACCGGATCGAACACGGATTATTACAAATTCCACCAATATGAATGGCGTCACGCGCATGCCGGCGTGCAGGCGCATCTCAACCTGGGCCACGGCCTGGCCCTGGCCGTCACGCCCTATCTCTATGACGTGGACGGCACGCTGAACGGCGCGACGGCGCTCAGCCGGACCGGCAGCTATCTCGGCAGCGAACCGGCGGGCATCCTGCAATTCCCGCCAGGGGCGGGCGGCCGGGTAAGTAATCAGGCGGCGGCCGTGTCGGTCGATCATTTCACCGAATCGACGTTCGGCTTGAACACGGCGCTGACATGGACGCATCACCATAACGCATTGTCGCTCGGCTACTGGTATTCCTACGTGAACTATACCGAGGACCCCTCCTATTCGCTGCCCGGGGCCAACGGGCAGGCGGCCAATCTGTGGGGGCGATATCCCGTGCTGACCCAGGACGGACGGCGGCTGCTGCAATGGAATGCGCATGTGATCCAGCAACTCAACGCGCTGACGCTGCAGGATACCTATCGCGCGCTGGACGACCGGCTGACCGTCTCGGCCGGGCTCAAGGCCGTGATGATGACGCGCATGGCGACCAACCTGATTCCGGGGGCGACCTACGCGACCGGGTTCAGCGATTTCCAGCCTCTGCCCCGCGTCGCGATCAGCTACCAGGCCACGCCGCACGACCAGGTCTATGTCAACGGCACGACCGCCTTCCGCGAAGCTGCCGCGGTAACGCCGTCGATCGACATGTTCAGCGTCGCGACGGGCAGGATGACCAGCGCGCATTCCAGCGACATCAAGCCGGAATATTCGATCGCCGAGGAAATCGGTTTCCGCCATTACGGCGCGTTCAACCTGACCGTCTCTCTGTTCAACTATAATTTTACCAACCGCCAGGTGACCAGCAACCAGCTCGTCAACGGCACGACCATCACGTCGTCGCTGAATGGCGGCGGCCAGACGACGCGCGGCGCCAGCGCCGAATTCAGCCTGCCGGCCTGGCATCATGTCGCGCCCTACCTGTCGGGCCAGTATCTGCATGCCACCATCGACAACGACATCGCGGCCGGCGGCGACTATTTGCCGACCCGGGGCAAGAGCGCGGTCCTGACGCCGACCTTCATGGGATCGATCGGCCTGTCCTATGACGACGGGTCTTTGTTCGGGAATTTCTCGTTCAACTACGTCGATTCCCAATACACCACCTTCATGGACGACCAGAGCATGCCGGCCTACAAGACCGCGAATGTCAGCCTGGGGTACCGCCTGCACAGCGTGGGCGCCCTCAAGCGGCCGCAGATCCAGCTCAACCTGATCAATGTGGGGGATGCACGTTATCTGTCCGGCGCATGGGGCCTGACCTCGAACGCGGTCGCGACGCGCGGCATCTATGGACACATGGTGGCGGCCAGCCAGCCGACCTACATCACCGGCGGCAAATTCTCGGGCGTCGTCTCGCTGACGACCGGCTTCTGA
- a CDS encoding class II aldolase/adducin family protein, translating into MSQDNEQSVRVDLAAALRIAARLGMHEAVANHFSAAISEDGTRFLINPKWRHFSRIRARDLIVVDARQPGDADSRDLDPTAWAIHGQLHRINPRARVAMHLHPVHATAIATLQDPVIPPIDQNTARYFRRIAIDRHYGGMADSAAEGARLAALMGDRTRLMMGNHGVMVVARTVGEAFDDMYTLERACQILVTAYSTGRPLSVLADDVAEKTAGDWERITDFSIRHFEEMKLILDREEPDYKD; encoded by the coding sequence TTGAGCCAGGACAACGAACAGAGCGTGCGGGTGGATCTGGCCGCCGCCCTGCGCATCGCGGCGCGCCTGGGGATGCATGAAGCCGTCGCCAACCATTTCAGCGCCGCCATTTCCGAAGACGGCACGCGCTTTCTCATCAACCCGAAATGGCGGCACTTCTCGAGGATACGCGCGCGCGACCTGATCGTGGTGGATGCGCGGCAGCCGGGCGATGCGGACAGCCGCGACCTGGATCCGACCGCCTGGGCCATTCACGGTCAACTGCACAGGATCAACCCGCGCGCGCGGGTGGCCATGCACCTGCATCCTGTCCATGCCACGGCGATCGCGACCCTGCAGGATCCCGTCATTCCCCCGATCGACCAGAATACGGCCCGATATTTCAGAAGAATCGCGATCGACAGGCACTATGGCGGCATGGCCGACAGCGCGGCCGAGGGCGCCCGCCTCGCGGCGCTGATGGGCGACAGGACCCGGCTGATGATGGGCAATCACGGCGTCATGGTCGTCGCCCGCACCGTCGGCGAAGCCTTCGACGACATGTATACGCTGGAACGGGCCTGCCAGATACTCGTCACGGCCTATTCGACCGGCAGGCCGCTTTCGGTCCTGGCCGACGACGTCGCGGAAAAGACAGCCGGGGACTGGGAGCGCATCACGGATTTCTCCATCCGCCATTTCGAGGAAATGAAGCTGATCCTCGACAGGGAGGAGCCCGACTACAAGGACTGA
- a CDS encoding LysR family transcriptional regulator: MRYTLRQLEYFIAAGEAGSIRHASEKLSISQPSISTAIAHLEQELGVQLFIRHHAQGLSLTPAGRRLVAEAKRVIQMAEGLYAAASEVTDQVRGQLTVGAMVTLAPMIMPELAHGFMSAYPATEIRQFEADHEQLMERLKRAEIDIAITYDLQIPEDISFLPLASLPPHILVSAAHPFAGREEVSLRELADEPLILLDLPLSREYFFGLFFREGLEPKMYSRSSHQEVVRTMVANGYGYTLANVRPRSDLALDGRRVVRVRLAGDHRPMVVGIATLETIRKSRLLERFEAHCTASISDLSLPGMTAPDLPD; the protein is encoded by the coding sequence ATGCGCTATACGCTTCGTCAGCTCGAATATTTCATCGCGGCAGGCGAAGCCGGGTCGATCCGACATGCCTCGGAGAAACTCTCGATCTCCCAGCCTTCGATTTCTACTGCGATCGCCCATCTCGAACAGGAACTCGGCGTTCAGCTCTTCATCCGCCATCATGCGCAGGGATTGTCGCTGACGCCGGCCGGGCGCCGGCTCGTCGCGGAAGCGAAGCGGGTGATCCAGATGGCCGAAGGACTCTATGCCGCCGCGTCCGAGGTCACGGACCAGGTGCGGGGCCAATTGACGGTCGGCGCCATGGTCACCCTGGCGCCGATGATCATGCCGGAACTCGCGCACGGGTTCATGTCCGCCTATCCGGCCACCGAAATCCGGCAGTTCGAGGCCGATCACGAACAGCTTATGGAAAGGCTGAAGCGCGCCGAGATCGACATCGCCATCACCTATGACCTCCAGATTCCCGAGGACATCAGTTTCCTGCCCCTCGCCAGCCTGCCACCCCATATCCTGGTCAGCGCGGCGCATCCCTTCGCGGGCCGCGAAGAGGTTTCCCTTCGCGAACTCGCGGACGAGCCGCTCATCCTGCTCGACCTGCCGTTGAGCCGCGAATATTTCTTCGGGCTCTTCTTTCGCGAGGGGCTGGAACCGAAGATGTATTCCCGTTCTTCGCATCAGGAGGTGGTGCGCACGATGGTTGCCAACGGATATGGCTACACGCTAGCCAATGTGCGGCCTCGTTCGGATCTCGCCCTGGATGGACGGCGCGTCGTCCGGGTCAGGCTGGCGGGCGATCATCGGCCGATGGTGGTCGGGATCGCGACGCTGGAGACGATCCGGAAATCACGCTTGCTCGAACGGTTCGAGGCGCATTGCACGGCCTCCATTTCCGACCTGTCCCTTCCGGGAATGACGGCGCCCGACCTGCCTGACTGA